From the genome of Candidatus Firestonebacteria bacterium RIFOXYD2_FULL_39_29:
AGAGCTTTGTAAGAAGCATCCACCCCTAATATCGTCAAGGGCAGACCAATTTCATTATTAAAACTCCCTTTTGGTTTATGTGTTTTTTCAGATAAAGAAATAATATTCCATAAAATGTCTTTTGTAGTCGTCTTGCCGTTACTGCCAGTTATTCCCGCGATTTTCACGTTAGCAAGCTTTGCAATATAACCTGCCGCTATCTGTTTTAACGCCTGAGTTGTATTTTCGACAGATATTACAACCTTAAGAGTATTCAATCCTTCCGTCTCTTTACTGACGACAGCTCCCAACGCAGAAAGTTTTTCCAGATTCTTTACAAAACAATGCCCGTCATAATTATCGCCTTTAATTGCAAGAAATAAAGCCCCCGCTTTTATAGTTCTCGAATCAATAGAAAGAGAAGAAACTTCGTCCAGAGGAGATCCTCTTAAAAGCTTCCCGTTAGTCCAGGCAACTATTTCCTTAACTAATATTTTTTCCATAGACCCTTTTCTGAAAGTATACTTTCAGCTGTTTCCTTGTCGGAAAAGTGAATCTTTTCTTTTCCTATAATTTGATAATCTTCGTGACCCTTTCCTGCGATCACAACAACATCATCTTTCTTCGCTAGAAGAAGCGCCGTTCTTATAGCTTCTTTCCTGTCCGGTATTTCTTTATAATCCCCACCGTTCATCCCTGTTTTAATTTCTTTAATAATAGAAAGCGCATCTTCGGTTCTCGGATTGTCCGAGGTAATAACCGTAATATCAGAATTCGCCATCGCAATTTTTCCCATGATAGGCCTCTTCGACCTGTCCCTGTCTCCACCGCAGCCAAAAACCGTTATAATTCTCGACGGTTTCAAATCCTTTGCCGAAAGAAGAAGTTTTTCCAGAGAATCCGGAGAATGCGCGTAATCTATAAGCACTGAAACTCCCTCTGTGGTGTTGTAAACCTCAAACCTGCCCGGAACACCTTTCAAGTTTTCCAGTCCGGCCTGTATATTATCCGGATGGATATTCATGGCAAATCCGGCAGCGGCAGCGGCAAGGGCATTACTTATATTATGCCTGCCCCGCATCTGAAGCTTTACCGGTAAAACCTTACCCGCGTAAACTATGTCAAAAGAAAGCTCCAAAGCGCTCGAAACAATATTCTTTGCCGTGACATCAACATGCGCTCCGGCGTTAAGCCCGTACGTTACAGCTTTTACTTTTGTCGCCTTCATAAAATCAGCGGCTTTAGGATCATCCAGGTTAACTACAGCCACCTTGGGAAAGCTTTTCACACTGTTAACACCAAGGCCTTTAAAAAGCATAAGTTTTGCCTCGAGATAATCCTCAAAGGTTTTATGAAAGTCCAGGTGATCCTGGGTGAAATTTGTAAAGACCGCGGTGTCAAACTCAAGACCATGAACTCTCTTTAATTTCAAAGAATGAGAAGAGACCTCCATAATGCAGGTTTCCACTTTTTTTACCACCATCTTAAGGAATAACTCTTCCAGATCCAAAGATTCCGGAGTGGTATTTTTT
Proteins encoded in this window:
- a CDS encoding UDP-N-acetylmuramoyl-L-alanyl-D-glutamate--2,6-diaminopimelate ligase; this translates as MILLKVIKNLKLEKIKGNVEKNIDGIYYDSRKVEANGVFVCIPGFKVDGHAFASEVVKKGAAALIVEKDVENVPPDVTLIYVKDAREALAEIAAVFYDHPSRKLKLVGVTGTKGKTTTSYMLRSIFEKNGEKVGLLGTINYEFNGEVIQSKNTTPESLDLEELFLKMVVKKVETCIMEVSSHSLKLKRVHGLEFDTAVFTNFTQDHLDFHKTFEDYLEAKLMLFKGLGVNSVKSFPKVAVVNLDDPKAADFMKATKVKAVTYGLNAGAHVDVTAKNIVSSALELSFDIVYAGKVLPVKLQMRGRHNISNALAAAAAGFAMNIHPDNIQAGLENLKGVPGRFEVYNTTEGVSVLIDYAHSPDSLEKLLLSAKDLKPSRIITVFGCGGDRDRSKRPIMGKIAMANSDITVITSDNPRTEDALSIIKEIKTGMNGGDYKEIPDRKEAIRTALLLAKKDDVVVIAGKGHEDYQIIGKEKIHFSDKETAESILSEKGLWKKY